CGCGCCCCACTCGAACTCGGTCCGCGAGTCGTAGTGGTGCGCATAGCCGTGCATCGCTACCGCGAGGTCACCGGTGGTAGTGTCCTGCTCGTACCGGCCCCACTTGGTCGCCGCCCGTGCGGCGCCTTCCTTGAGGTCCGCGCCGATATCGGTGCCATTCACTATGGAGTCCAGGTATGCCTGGTTGAACGCGTCCGAACCCACCTGGTCGAACGGAAGATTCGAGTCGATCTCCATCCCGGGACCGAGGATTCCCTGCCTGTAAAGACCCACGAGCCACGGAAGCTGCATGCTCGGCTCCCACGCGTTGATACCGTACTGCTGCAGAATGTCGGTGTTATTCGGGCTGGCTGCGGGGTTGCCCCACATCACGCCTGACTGAGCCTGATACCAGCTGTCGAAGCAGCTGCTTCCTGGTGCCTGGGCACTTGATCCCCGGCCGCCATGGCACAGCTTCGAGCAGCCCATGCAACCCTGCGGGCGGTGTCCGCCGGTCGCAAGCGGACCGCCGACCATGTTGCCGGCACCGCCACCCTCGCCATACGAGTGCAGACCGGGCAGGCTCGGCTTGTAGTCGTCGAAATCGAAGTAGTTCTCGTGCCACCAGGCGCGTGCCTCCATGAGCGCCTGCGGATCGGCTACCTCCACCTCACCGGTGCCGATGACACTGATCGCCTTCAGGTTCTTGGAGCCGAACACGGCCCCGAAGCCGCCCTGGCCGGCGCCGCCGCCGCCCTCGTGTATGAGAGAGGCGTAGCGCACCAGGTTCTCGCCCGCCTGCCCGCAGGAGACCACGGCGGGGTTCAACGCCGAGCGGCCCGCATCGCGGGCGCCACCGTACAGAGTCCAGTCCACATCGCCTTCACGCACGAGCTTATAGATCTTCGACTCGGCATCGTAGGTGCCGAGCCCCCACAGACCGTCACCGGACTCGCTCGCGTCCCTGATGACGACGTCCTCGTTGCGGATGTCGATCCACACGGGCGCTTCGGCCTTGCCGGTCACCGCGATCCCGTCCCATCCGGCGAACTTCATCATGCCTGCGAAGCGTCCGCCGAAGTTGGAGCGTGTGAACCACTCGATCGGCCAGGGCTGCGGGCCGATGCCCTGCACTTCGCAACGCCCCGCGCCGAACGGCGCCAGCGTGCCCTGGATCGGGCCGGTCATGAACGTGACTACGTTGGCGGGATCGTACGCGGATATGGTCTTGTCCTGGCACAGGTCGAAGAACACCGCCGAGCCCATGCCGTGACCGCCACCATACTCGGCGTAGTCCGCCGTGTTCAGGCTGGAGATCTCGCCGCTCGAGAGATCGACGACGAGGATCTTCCCAGCGTATCCGTTAGCCATCTACTGAACCTCCTCGTTCACAAGCCGTCTCGGCATACCGGACGGCATCGGTCTGGTCGTTGCGCGGCTAGTGCCCACCCGCAGCTGCAGCGGCGCGCGCCGCGGCGGCCGCCTGTGCGGCAGCGATCTGTGCGGGCGTGTACTCCCCGTCGTCGCCGAGCGGCCACTTGCCCACCTGGGCGGTAGCATCGTGAAGCCGGAGGTTCACGTTGTAGCCCTTGTCTGTCTGCACCGGGATGTTCTTGGTGAAGGAGATCGCATGCATCGGGCAGACCTCCTCGCACGCCCGCTTACCGTCGGGGCCGCCCTCTTCGTCCCAGTACGGCGTGTCCAGGCACAGGTCGCACTTCTGGGCGTGCTTCTCTATCGAGTTCCACAGCACCCGCGACGGCG
Above is a window of Anaerosoma tenue DNA encoding:
- a CDS encoding 4Fe-4S dicluster domain-containing protein → EVVAIPASEGYLLVDTAKCAGCNSCMLACSVTHHGTTSLSNARIQIIQDPFKPYPGDIQMAQCRQCPYPPCVDACPTGANHVDAENGNIRTVDVAKCIGCERCIQACPFTPSRVLWNSIEKHAQKCDLCLDTPYWDEEGGPDGKRACEEVCPMHAISFTKNIPVQTDKGYNVNLRLHDATAQVGKWPLGDDGEYTPAQIAAAQAAAAARAAAAAGGH
- a CDS encoding aldehyde ferredoxin oxidoreductase N-terminal domain-containing protein, with product MANGYAGKILVVDLSSGEISSLNTADYAEYGGGHGMGSAVFFDLCQDKTISAYDPANVVTFMTGPIQGTLAPFGAGRCEVQGIGPQPWPIEWFTRSNFGGRFAGMMKFAGWDGIAVTGKAEAPVWIDIRNEDVVIRDASESGDGLWGLGTYDAESKIYKLVREGDVDWTLYGGARDAGRSALNPAVVSCGQAGENLVRYASLIHEGGGGAGQGGFGAVFGSKNLKAISVIGTGEVEVADPQALMEARAWWHENYFDFDDYKPSLPGLHSYGEGGGAGNMVGGPLATGGHRPQGCMGCSKLCHGGRGSSAQAPGSSCFDSWYQAQSGVMWGNPAASPNNTDILQQYGINAWEPSMQLPWLVGLYRQGILGPGMEIDSNLPFDQVGSDAFNQAYLDSIVNGTDIGADLKEGAARAATKWGRYEQDTTTGDLAVAMHGYAHHYDSRTEFEWGAGSALGDRDINEHDITWVLYWHTSMAPLYGVPQALPAKEMVEMIGATLLPYADPMMLDFSDEGIYSDNFVKFVSWHRAYTRFWKQSAMYCDWGITDWLNPWTEGYKGLTPEIEPRFYNAVTGSDTSFEDGVEMGTKIWNLDRAIWYLQGRERAHDRLDEWQFQRQTPAAHSTYEVPYIMPVYENGEWSYKNLWGRTLDHDKYWDFIDRYYAFEGWDANGCPTEETLKKHGLDAAAAELKSTGKI